ATGGTATAAGTCAGCAGGCTGTGATTCATATTCACTCGTCTATCCTTTGCAAACGTTTCAATCACCATTTCCATTCATAAGGTCCAGCTGATATGCTCTCCTGTAAAATAACTTGAACTCAAACATGGCCACGAGATGGTAAATGGGGTCGCTTAATCTAGGGGTGGCAAAATTAGCTCATAAAAACATGACCTGCCCAACCCCCGCAAGTTTGGGCGTGTTATTGACCTGCCCATTTATTAGCTCAACCCAACCCATTTCAGCCCAACTAAATATTAGGGTGATATGTATTCCAAATTGGGATGATTAGCCCCAATTGATCCATAGAaaccttgtcaaaatatttgcaaaaggaccttttttttgtttgatatagCTATAATAATGTggaaggggagccttggcgtaactggtaaagttgctgccatgtgaccaggaggtcacgggttcgagccgtggaaacagcctcttgcagaaatgcaaggtaaggctgcgtacaatagacccttgtggtccggcccttccccggacccagCGCAttgcgggagcttagtgcaccgggctgcccttttatAGCCATAATAATGTAGTTCTATTAGGTacttaaataattataaaagagCAAATAAAGAAATTTAAACATAGTAAGAATTGGgttggttgggttatgacccgCTTTTTAGTCTATTTTAGCTCAAGTAACTTTTGGGCGGGTCAACTTAGCCCATTTTGATTTGACCAGCCGATATTCAGCCTAGcacgcccatttgacacccctaggCCTTAACCAGTGGTGCACTTATTTGAAAGGACTCCTATGTGTACTgtggttttgttgttgttatgatatgttgAAGTAGGGATATAGTGTAAAATCACAATCCAAATTATGTTCAATTTATTTGGAAGCTCTGTTGTTAAGTGTCCAGTTTCCTTTAGGTATGATGGCAAGTGGGGCTATCAACGTTGTAAGGGGTTCAAGGTCATCAATTGAAGAGCTATTGCAATTATACAGCCACTCTGAAAGGTTAGTGCAGATGTTTGTTGGTTGTTCTAATTAAACTGTTAATGAGCATGTTAATTGTTTCCCctgtttcttcatttttaaacATGTTAATACTGTTAGTTGATAGCAATACTAAATGAAAGATCTCTTGACAACAATACAAAATCAATTTTCTTCTGCATGCATTTTGACTGATgaaattattatcattatgtTTTTAATCATTGCCTTGCCAGTGTCGCTCTTGCTATTGACAATCCTGAGATGTACAACCGGATTGCAGACACCTTTGAGTCCCACGCAGCTGTACGATTTGTTATTTTACTTTGGGGAGAGAAATCAAGCCTTGTAAGAGAAGCCATGCAGGGATATCCTGTATATACTTATAAGGAGATTATAGAATTGGGTCACAAGAGTCGTGTGGATCTACTTGATTCTGAAGATGCCAGTAAGACATTTACTGTAAGAGGCATAATtcaagtttaaaaaatatttcttgcTTAAAACTAATTAGTGCTTCCTAAGATGATATATTGGTTTATAAGTTCTATGCTTAAGGCGATATTCAGTTTGGTGACCTTTTTATTTTGTCTTCGATTCTGAAGTTGCACTTTTCAATAATATAGTTCTGAATTCCTATTGGGGAGAATATCAGTGGCTAACAAATGCTTTTTTTAGGGAAACAATATTCATATGAAGCAATCAACTCTGATGACGTGGCTACAATTGTTTATACCAGTGGAACCACCGGTAATCCAAAAGGTGTCATGCTTACGCATAAAAATCTGCTTCACCAGGTTAGCACTTGTACATTTACTCCATTGCTAAGAATTCTTCAGTTGTATATAACTTTTGCAGGTTCATCAGTAATTTATTACCTTTATCCTGCTGTTCTAGTCTTGGTTCTGAAAAGAAGCTGTTAACTTGAGGCACAAATTTAGGGATAGGATAAATAGGCCCATCTCTCTTTAAACTTGAGTGCCATGTCATCTTATTAATAGTGCTATAATAAACTCTCGCACTCTTGTGATTTTTCTGGCAGTGAAATGCATAAAATACCCTTGAAGAAAGACTTGAGTGAAGAAAAGTAAGGTTGACAAAGTAAGAGTTTTGAGCTATATAAAttaagaaaagtttttgttCTAACTTCGTCTATATGAGTTTGGTAAATCATAGTTTGTCCCAAGCTCAGATAAGAAGAAGGATTACCGAATGATTAAGGTAGTAATTGCTAAAGAATATTCTACACAACATACTTAGTTATCTTTTAACCAACATAATAATTTCAACAAGTTTTAATGCTGAAATGCCTTATACCACCTGGCATATAGCGTGTTTAATGATGCTCATATTTGCATTATTTTCTGTCAAAGGATTGTCACAACTTACAATAAGTAGTTGAAAAAGAATGTTAATCTGTAGTTCTCCCATTACTTAAGTTGGAAATGCCTGATTTTCTTTCCACCTAAATCAAGTTTGTCCACTGTACTGTCATTGACTAATTTTGGCTGTCTATCTGCAACTAGATGTCCTGATTAGTGGATCTTGTGTTCTCCAATTTGATTTAACTGTTAAATGCAACTTTTATCCAAAAACAAAATGTTCTTCCATAAAGATTTGCTATtgttacaaaaacaagaaaacagaGATATGCTAATGTTACAAACCTTCTGTTTGTTCTGATACGATTGTTTCCTCCAGTTCTATGTTCTATGGCTGAGGTTTTCTTATTGAGGAACATTAGGTATATAAGCTGTGCATCATGAATTTGCAATAGTACTTGGTGATCCTAATTACTTAGATGGTGCCTGTTTAGTTACTATTACCATCGTATATGGAAAATAGTGTTTCTGCTGTTGCTGCTATTTTTCTGATTGATCTTTTGTTTGCCTGGTTTTCCATCATTTAGTAATGTTTTAACTTCCAAGCATTCTTATAACTTCCAAAAGTATCTGTGGTGTTGATAAGTATGCTGTACTGCTAGTTTTTGGGTACATAAAGTTGTGTTGACATCCCTTTGTTTTTGTTAGATTTTGAACTTGGGGGAGATTGTACCTGCTGTACCTGGGGACAGATTTCTAAGTATGCTTCCGCCTTGGCATGCATATGAACGTGCTTGTGAATATTTCATATTCACATATGGAACAGAGCAAGTGTACACAACCGTAAAGAATTTAAAGGTGTGTCCATTTTATATTGGTTGCCTATTTAGTCAATCTGTATCCCTTATTTCGTCccaaaatcatgttttggaagaGTTTAAAACATCAATCTTATCTCTGCCCAATATTTTGTCTGCTTAAATATGTTGATACTTTGTTTATTAATCTTTGTTACCACTGCCTCACCAACCTTTTTACTGTTGTAGGAAGATTTGCGGTATTATCAGCCACATTATTTGATAAGTGTTCCTCTAGTGTATGAGACATTATACAGGTATATCCTCAAATGTGGATGGCAATTCTAAGACTattagcctgtttggccaagcttctctTGCCAAACACAAATTGTTTCTCACCAAAAGTAATTTTCTGAATAGCCCTGTTAGAacaacacttttcaaaataagctgattttagaagctaGGGCAAACAGGCTATATGTCATGGAGAACTTTTGCTGGTTTAATTCAGAGAAACTTTTCCTCTATGTGATAACATTTTTTGTGGGACAAAGAGGAAAAGCAGTTGCATGCTGATAACTGATTGGGTAATAGGAAACTCTAACTTTCAGAAAGATAAAAGACGGCAGTGCTTTGTCCTCCAAGGAATGTTTTCTGGAACAAATACTGAATAGAAACTTTGGTATAAATCTCCTTGTTCCCTTAACCTTTTGAAACCAGTTTTACTGCTTGAATATCATGGAAATTCTGCTCCCTATGTCACCATGCATTAGATAAAGCTTCTgtttcatttgattttcttgtttcttaaaTTGCTGGAAAATTTTGTGCTTTATGACATTTTTCTCTTAAGATATCCGCATCTTAACCAATTTTTTGTTATTCTATATTGTGAACTTTACAGTGGAATTCTAAAGCAGATCAATTCTAACTCTGCTGCTCGTAAACTCATTGCCCAATTATTTTTAAGGATCAGTATGGCTTACATGGAGGCGAAAAGGATTTATGAGGTTAATCCCTATTTTTATTGTACTAAGTTTTCAGCTTGTATGCACCATTATTGCAGTGAATAAGCACAGAGTCCTAAAGTCTGTCATCTTTTCACGGAATGAGTTCTTAGATATATGCGGGCACGGActcttaattttttcattttgaaactTTATGTAATATAATTACATTGCAATATTTGGAAACAAATATAGTATTTGAATATTGAAGCATATTGAGCGTGTGAGCATTGTCGTAGGGTGGTTAGCAATTTTAAACAGATTTGTGACCATGAAAGGGTGCATAACACAGACCTAAtcttttccaaaataaaaaagttggaACTTCAAAGCTCATTTTGCTCTATCTGATTTTACATCAATCCCTAAACGTCTTAACAATTGCCCTGGGCTGTACAACTTAGCTTAAGGAAGATCACATATAATACATGATCCTCTCCAACTGCATTTCTGCTTCACATGTATAGTGGGACTTTTAAAATGTTACTTTTTAAAATGGATGCCAAAGATTTAACTCTTTGACATCATGGTCTCTGATGCAGGGGAAATGTTTAACGAAGGACACGAAGCAACCTTCATATATTGTATCATTGCTTGACTGGTTGTGGGCCAGAACTATTGCTGCTATACTATGGCCATTGCATATGCTGGCGAAGAAAATCGTTTACAGTAAAATACACTCAAGCATTGGTATTTCAAAGGTCCGATATGCAACTGTTAGTGACTTGTGATGTTCGTTATCTGTGCATCTTTGAAGTCTAAGACTTCCTGAACTGGCAAAACAAACTAAGACCTGTGTTCTAGACTTCCTACTCTTTTCCATAAACATCGGGCTGGTGTTTTGTTGTACTTAAATTCTTCATGGGGAAACGTGACTTAGGTCCGCTGGATTGTGAAGACACTAATTGATTACCTTCCTTTTACATTCTACAGGCTGGCGTAAGTGGAGGCGGTAGTCTTTCTTCACATGTTGACAAATTCTTTGAAGTTAGTAGCTCCTATAATCTTAACTATTGTAAGTAGGCAATTGGATTAGTGCTCTTTTCTTACATGCGTTTTGGTAATTCACAGGCAATTGGCATAAAGATTCAGAATGGATATGGCTTGACAGAGTCAGCTCCTGTGATTGCTGCCCGGCGTCTGACGTGTAACGTGAGTAGTGTATCTTTAACATACAGAACCAAAAGAATCCAACTTTTTCGACATTGAAGTTTCTTATAGGTATATCTTGTATTATTGGTGCAGAGCAGTTCCTTGAGGCTTTTAGCATCTTTGAATTATAGATTCTCATGTAGGAAGTTTTTAAGAAATATACGAAAATCCTCCTCTGAATCTAGCAAAAACAAATATAGCTACCGATAAGTTAATATCTATTGATCTAAGAGCATAACGTTATCTTAAGACAGACACTCGGGCTTCATGATGCAAAAATTTTCATGCACTTCCATTCatcaagaattttaaaaaaattgcggAGTATTCAGGTCTCAGGCTTCGATGGAAGCACCGGGTTCATCTGAACCCAATACTTTTTAACGCGGAgcataaattttatataaattatgTATAGGATGAACCCAATACTTTTTAACGCGGAgcataaattttatataaattatgTATAGGTCTGAACCCATAGTTTCAAAAATATGATGGATTGAATACTATGAACGTTAAAGATTgaactcataaaatttaaatctgcCTGTGTACCATTGAGTTGTATCCATTAAAGATGTCATAATACCTCTACCATCACGTGAATTTTTTTCATAAACATTTGTTGCTTCCCACCAACGAAAATGCAATTTGTTATTTACACCTTCTCAGGCTATTTCCTATAATTTTTTGCTTTCACTATGCATACTTCTGAATGTGGTATTCATATAACATAGTCGTCGGTAATCTCTGAAGGTGCTTGGCTCAATTGGGCATTCCATTCGGCATGTAGAAGTAAAAGTTGTAAATTCTGAAACCGATGAAGTCCTTCCTCCAGGCTCAAAAGGCATTGTCAAAGCCAGAGGGCCACTAATAATGAAGGGGTACTATAAGGTTAGTGCACAAATATTTGGTTGAGGGTAATGAGTTCTTAGTTCCTCTTAGTTATACATgttaatgcaatgcaatgcgcTTGATCAGAATTAAATATTCTCCTTTGGACATCTATGACGAGGCATCATTAGCTTCgttttttacttcttttgttttttgggtAACTAATGAAGTTTCATTACCAAAATTGGATAGGCAGTATAAATCATGATGACTGAGTAATGGGCAATAGCCCCAGAACTTCAGCCCAGCTACAGAAACTCCTAATAGCACTAATAACAAAAAAGAGACAAAAGACACTACACACCAACAATGCAGCCAACCTACACATGCATATTTATGTAGGATAAAAATTGAATCTGGCCAGCCATTGCACAACCTTCAGCTTCATATTTCCTCGAAAGTGAATCTCCTGGATAATTTGCTTCACTAGTCTATCAACAGGTTGTTGTGTATTTTGAATTATTCTTGAATTCctttctttctatatataaaatacaGCAGCAGCAAGAGACATCCTGTATACTTCAGCTCTAGCATTCTTTCCTCTAGCATGCCTGGTAGCCCATGAAACTTTATCTACCCAGCGTTTACTTATTCTAATGATTCCTTGCCATCTCAAAAGCTTTTGCCATACTTGTCCAGAGAacacacaaagaaagaaaagatgtaAATGAGATTCATCCGCCAAGTCACATAGAGGGCACACCTTTGTAGTAGTAACACACCATTTACTCAACCTGTCCCTTGTATACAAATTACCATGAGCAGCCAGCGGAAGTGTGAAAATACATATAGGTAGCCCAATGTTGTTGCAGACAAGTCTTCTCCACTCTACTTTAGGAAAGTCACCCCTAAATTTCTAGTATAGGGAACTGATTCAGCTGAGCAATCTCAGTAATTGTATAGCCAGCTGCAGAGTAGTACTTACCAGCCTTCAACAACTTTTGCATGATCCATAAAGCCTGTCTAGGAGTATCTCCCAGTGAGTTACTGTTGGTCTATATGAAAGTCATCAAAAGCATCTTTGCCTTCAGTAGCTTCATTGGCAGTCATTTTGTGCTGTATGTGTTACTCTGGAACTTAATTCCACTAGTAGTGTTGATTAACCATCAATAACTTGTAAATCTTCTCTAGAATCCAGTGGCAACGAAACAAGCTATCGATGAGAATGGATGGCTGAACACTGGTGATCTTGGCTGGATTGTGCCTGATCACTCTGTAGGGCGAAGTCGCAATTGCAGGGGTGTCATAGTCCTTGAAGGCCGTGCAAAGGATACCATAGTCCTTTCAACTGGTGAGCTATAACTATTTCCAGTATGTCTGCTCTTTGACTACTCGTGCCACGTGGAAGTTTGTCTGTATTGTGGTGTTGTCAGTTGCGTTCAAATCAAGATCAACTGTCGCCAAACCCGAAATCCCCAACCACCTTTCCCTGCCACatataaaaagatgaaaaataattggCAGAAATCCcccaccacaaaaaaaaaaaaaaaaaaaaataataataataattcagAAGTATAAGTGTTAATTTTAACCCATGAATGTGTATTCCATACAACCTGCCCAAGTTTGAATGTACTAGTAAGTGACGTATTCATTTAGGTCGAGTTTGGACGGGTTGGGTGAGTGGTATATTGATTTAGATAGAGATCTTTTAAGgaaaataaacaaatgaaatgtGATTTGAGTTGAGTTGTTTGGGTTATGATGCACTGTTAAATACATGGTGTTCCAACTTATTTTAAACCAAGCAAGATGATTGGTTTCATTTACTCGACCAGTTCAAACACGTCCAAATTTGACCTAACTTGCCCATTTGACACGCCTACTTGAAGTTGATTTTGAATAGTCAGAGTAATCTCATTCCTCAACCAGTTGAAACCCATCCAAAATTTGACCTCAACTTCGAAGAGACATGCTTTATTCTACTAGCTATATTTTGCAGTTCACAGCTTTGAACTTTATTGAATGTACTTGTTGCGAAAAATTAGGTGAGAATATTGAACCATCAGAGATTGAAGAAGCAGCAAAGGGAAGTAGTCTGATCCAGCAGATTGTTGTCATTGGCCAGGTGAAAACTTATTGAATGCATAATTGAACATTTTCTCTTGCGTTGCACAAGTTTGACATGAATAACATGTAGGATCAACGGCGTCCTGGAGCTATAATTGTACCAAATAAGGAAGAGGTTCTGTTAGCAGCTAAAAGATCAGCTATTGTAGATTCTGAAACCACTGAAGTTAGCAAAGAAAAAGCAGCTGCCCTATTACACGAGGAGTTAAGTAAATGGTAAGGATTTTCAGCTTTTACCTTTGACCAATCCACTCGGATATCGTATTTCAGGAAACTTCTTTACATAGCAAATGAACATTTCCTAATGGAAATTTGTAAATGATGCAATGAATCACCAAATTAACCCTATTATAAGATTGTGGAAAGGTCTTAACCCCGTTCGTCATGACATACCTATTGTAGTTTTGAAGTCTTCTTGAGGTGAAGTGGAAGTCGTAGaattaaaagagagagagaagcaaAATGAGTTGCTTGCACAAAAATAAATTGTTGAATGCTTCAGCAAATGCTTTTGTCGTTCTTCCATGAGCTGCAAGATGAATTTGTCTAATGGATTTAAAATGTGTTCCTACCAATTTTAGCAAAACATAAACTGCTTGAGAGATGGTATCACAAGAATATGACCATTAGAAATTTGGTGTTTTCTATTGTATGTTGACTCGAGTACATCATTTTAGCTTCAATTGGAGAAAGACATGACCTTCGTTGATGTAGTACATCAACCCTTGTTGAAATGATAGTAATTTCTGCTGAAAATGCCGGATCAAAAATGGAAATTCTGACTTTGATTACATATTTATAACGGTGATAATGCTGGATCGTAGAGCTAACTCTGAATGGAAAGGGTAGTTAGACGGCATCAAATGGCATATCTACATAGACACTACTAGTTACCCATTGTTTTTGAACTGAGCACTATACTTTTACATAGGAAACTAGTATTGACAAACAAATAGACTTGACTGTGCACCCTTCTGTGACCAGTTCCAACTTTAGATTAAAATCCACGACTTAAAAATCCTAGGTCTGCTACTTATTAAGTCTGTTATACTTATATTAAATTGCATTCCTATTTGCGTCGTATCAATAATCTATTTCCAATTCCGCTAAAATAAAAATCCTCTCCCCCCTTTTGTAACAATGCAGGACTTCAGGTTGCTCGTTTCAAGTTGGACCTATTCTTATTGTTGATGAACCTTTCACGGTACCATTTTATTAATTGTACCTTTTTGACAATGTGATTTGAGTTAAATGTCAAAACTATTTCTATATCTTAGACAAATCCTTTTGAAATGCAGATTGATAGTGGCTTACTAACACCAACCATGAAGATTAAGAGAGACAGAGTTGCAGCCCTTTACAAAGATCAAATTGACAACTTGTACAAATGATTCCTGTCTCTAGAATCCTCTCATTTTTTAACAATGAAAGCTGCAAGATCTGCAAAGTGTAGATTTACAGATTGCTTTCGTTCGAAAAACCTGTGTTTGTAATATATAGAGGTCGAAATTGAATACATCTAATTGAACTTCGTGTATTACATATATGAGGACGTAAAAGTTGTAAATGAAGGCATATTAACTACTTTTGTACCACAAACTTATTCAATAAGCATGTAGTCACATTTTTCTCCTGCAAAAATCCAGATTTCATTTTGGGAGATGCTGAATTACTTGGTGCTTATCTTTTTCTATTCCATGTgtattttcattttccttttatcaCAGTAAACCAATTCTTTACTCATACCTCAACAGTTACATGGTAATGCTCGCTCACGTAAAACTGATCTGGTGGAAGGAAAATCTAAGAAATAGAGCAACAGAACAATACATACATAAGGATAAGCAAACAAAATTTATGAGAACAATGCCACAAAATCCCTCAAAAACGAAatgttaccttctcaaaaaaaaaattatgcccTCAAAGGCCTTGGTGGCTGTACAGTGGCTGTAGGCCGTAAGTGTATAATATGCCCTCAAAGGCATTGGTGGAGATGTCAAATGTCCAAGGAATAACTCTAGGTATTTGGTTACAATTATACATGATAAGACTCTCAGCATCAGCTTTTGATACCTTTAAGCACATATATCGAATCTTGAAGAGTCTCCAAGGATCGATGTCAAATAGCGTGCAGCTTGAAAAATTCGATGGCTATAGATA
This portion of the Lycium ferocissimum isolate CSIRO_LF1 chromosome 1, AGI_CSIRO_Lferr_CH_V1, whole genome shotgun sequence genome encodes:
- the LOC132053222 gene encoding probable acyl-activating enzyme 16, chloroplastic isoform X1, yielding MITSMSLKSNLCATPCGGRHGVSHFWSQKQLVTILVSKSRRLGRVYCHSKTAEVEIRKCSPFLESELLSGNGMLPSTEWRTVPDIWRSSAEKFGDHVAVIDPYHDPPTSMTYKQLDQEIVDFSEGLRVIGLKPNEKIALFADNSCRWLVADQGMMASGAINVVRGSRSSIEELLQLYSHSESVALAIDNPEMYNRIADTFESHAAVRFVILLWGEKSSLVREAMQGYPVYTYKEIIELGHKSRVDLLDSEDARKQYSYEAINSDDVATIVYTSGTTGNPKGVMLTHKNLLHQILNLGEIVPAVPGDRFLSMLPPWHAYERACEYFIFTYGTEQVYTTVKNLKEDLRYYQPHYLISVPLVYETLYSGILKQINSNSAARKLIAQLFLRISMAYMEAKRIYEGKCLTKDTKQPSYIVSLLDWLWARTIAAILWPLHMLAKKIVYSKIHSSIGISKAGVSGGGSLSSHVDKFFEAIGIKIQNGYGLTESAPVIAARRLTCNVLGSIGHSIRHVEVKVVNSETDEVLPPGSKGIVKARGPLIMKGYYKNPVATKQAIDENGWLNTGDLGWIVPDHSVGRSRNCRGVIVLEGRAKDTIVLSTGENIEPSEIEEAAKGSSLIQQIVVIGQDQRRPGAIIVPNKEEVLLAAKRSAIVDSETTEVSKEKAAALLHEELSKWTSGCSFQVGPILIVDEPFTIDSGLLTPTMKIKRDRVAALYKDQIDNLYK
- the LOC132053222 gene encoding probable acyl-activating enzyme 16, chloroplastic isoform X2, whose translation is MITSMSLKSNLCATPCGGRHGVSHFWSQKQLVTILVSKSRRLGRVYCHSKTAEVEIRKCSPFLESELLSGNGMLPSTEWRTVPDIWRSSAEKFGDHVAVIDPYHDPPTSMTYKQLDQEIVDFSEGLRVIGLKPNEKIALFADNSCRWLVADQGMMASGAINVVRGSRSSIEELLQLYSHSESVALAIDNPEMYNRIADTFESHAAVRFVILLWGEKSSLVREAMQGYPVYTYKEIIELGHKSRVDLLDSEDARKQYSYEAINSDDVATIVYTSGTTGNPKGVMLTHKNLLHQILNLGEIVPAVPGDRFLSMLPPWHAYERACEYFIFTYGTEQVYTTVKNLKEDLRYYQPHYLISVPLVYETLYSGILKQINSNSAARKLIAQLFLRISMAYMEAKRIYEGKCLTKDTKQPSYIVSLLDWLWARTIAAILWPLHMLAKKIVYSKIHSSIGISKAGVSGGGSLSSHVDKFFEAIGIKIQNGYGLTESAPVIAARRLTCNVLGSIGHSIRHVEVKVVNSETDEVLPPGSKGIVKARGPLIMKGYYKNPVATKQAIDENGWLNTGDLGWIVPDHSVGRSRNCRGVIVLEGRAKDTIVLSTGEL